In a single window of the Ancylobacter polymorphus genome:
- a CDS encoding NUDIX hydrolase, whose amino-acid sequence MTSSPVRPTVAVLALVERAGEVLLVRRANPPDQGLWGFPGGRVEPGETYRDAALRELHEETGLLAADPRLITVLDFIEHEASGTLAHHFAMIAVLCRWQAGEAVAADDALEARWFDRAELARLGPAASLKVEYLADLALAAASTD is encoded by the coding sequence CGTCGAGCGCGCGGGTGAGGTTCTGCTGGTGCGCCGCGCCAACCCGCCCGACCAGGGGCTATGGGGCTTTCCCGGCGGACGGGTGGAGCCGGGCGAGACCTATCGCGACGCGGCGCTGCGCGAGCTTCACGAGGAAACCGGCCTTCTCGCCGCAGATCCGCGCCTCATCACCGTGCTGGACTTCATCGAGCATGAGGCGTCCGGCACCCTCGCCCATCATTTCGCGATGATCGCCGTGCTGTGCCGCTGGCAGGCAGGCGAGGCCGTCGCCGCCGACGACGCGCTGGAAGCGCGCTGGTTCGACCGGGCCGAACTCGCCCGCCTCGGCCCCGCCGCCAGCCTGAAGGTGGAGTATCTCGCCGACCTCGCCCTGGCTGCGGCGAGCACCGACTGA